The Candidatus Poribacteria bacterium genomic sequence AGATAGAGATTCGGTTGTGTAAATCCATTTGTAGCTTGATTTCATAGAGCAGCACACGCTGTGTGGGTCCGCCAAACCTGTCGGTTCTCTGCCAGCCGACAGGGCATTGATATATAATCCGGTTCGTTGTCGGTGGTGGTGGTGGTTCGGGTGTTACGCTTCCCGTCTGGGCAGCGCGTCCTGGGACTTCAGTGCCCCGCACAGCCCTGACCCTGAAAGCATATTGAATGCCATTTTTCAATCCAGTTACAGTATGGAGCGTGCTGGTGCTACCTGTAGGTGTCCAAGTAGAACCACCATCTTGACTGTATTGGTAACCGGTGACAGGAGCGAATAAAGATGATGGGTCTGGTGCTGTCCAGCGCAGTGTCGCTGTCCTATCCCCTGTCGTTGGTTCACCGAAGGTGGCAGTGAGATCTGTAGGCGCAGGGATCATGGGCGTTACGGGTATGGTGTCGGCGTATATGCGGGGTATAACTTGCGGCGGCGGACCGTCGGGCGCCGGATATACAGCTGCGACCCTAACGTTATATTGATTTCCATTGACAAG encodes the following:
- a CDS encoding fibronectin type III domain-containing protein, with amino-acid sequence MKRFIPLLILMSLWITEAIAQTLTPPTNVTAIAGDRQIKLTWGPPSNDTFTSYGVSPLLGHTIALLKSSTSYVIKGVSPPSLSEGLVNGNQYNVRVAAVYPAPDGPPPQVIPRIYADTIPVTPMIPAPTDLTATFGEPTTGDRTATLRWTAPDPSSLFAPVTGYQYSQDGGSTWTPTGSTSTLHTVTGLKNGIQYAFRVRAVRGTEVPGRAAQTGSVTPEPPPPPTTNRIIYQCPVGWQRTDRFGGPTQRVLLYEIKLQMDLHNRISI